From Antennarius striatus isolate MH-2024 chromosome 9, ASM4005453v1, whole genome shotgun sequence, one genomic window encodes:
- the phactr4b gene encoding phosphatase and actin regulator 4B isoform X2, with protein MGQSLHVETSSQHPQQHSYDDDEAEQHHSTMVGEGGSMGDCTQKRKGKFSTLGKIFKPWKWRKKKSSDKFTETSEELERKMSTRRTRQELIEQGVLKEDPDNDSDAQNLKEPCVKNGHMLPVSTGVGSGGGVISGNRSSRSPCNQSKPPLESDFRINPTWLPQPDDRKVRSPSDGERRGALSSRAMGLFEEGWKGGGTGSRALAEAEWKPTTIWQGQMEEGRRGPQLHPEDGQKRPWLQKAPSEDGRRSRPVDADWKPTLARHASAEEGRACRESDSYFVSDQEALCEPLPSKQSVVPPKWLVTSPPDPVNKGQHHTTSNHPTTQYPSPSTSSTVVCKPIRSVSSVGASAQQSSVALSSTSQGTKQPPLPPPKPVNRSNAAMLVSALQGGENAQLPLYWSCWKRECDYDVYLSLPVYLCRRAGGLRSGDFTHASGGTSIVPAKPSPPMPPKRTTPVTKRSTEDSSLSSHLINPKPAPPNDHSKVCFQLPPPPSSPPLPTHIPPSPPRQHIKTHHLHHQHTYPHPLPQPIPMLFDPPSPTNETPQRPAPVPLHIMIQRALSSPGPAQPHPDGSQRAHTLLFETPPDFQGDRGRPLPVSIQPLKLSEDDYSEEEDEEEEDDEEVEEYDGEIPQPELEPRSRRCLVGDAGVCVGPGGNSIEEEENEEGEDEGGDNDLHGEDSDSDGPVLYKDEESDEDEDDEPPQSALAARVKRKDTLALKLSSRPCASDRDRISQDRGRREEQPLGQTGLTWQSREQWEAIRTQIGTALTRRLSQRPTAEELEQRNILQPKNQADRQAEVREIKRRLTRKLSQRPTVAELQARKILRFHEYVEVTDAQDYDRRADKPWTKLTPADKAAIRKELNDYKSTEMEVHEESRIYTRFHRP; from the exons ATGATGAAGCTGAGCAGCACCACAGCACAATGGTGGGAGAGGGTGGCAGCATGGGGGACTGCACCCAAAAGCGCAAGGGCAAGTTCTCTACTCTTGGAAAGATTTTCAAGCCGTGGAAGTGGCGGAAGAAGAAAAGCAGCGACAAATTCACGGAAACGTCAGAAG AGCTGGAGAGGAAGATGTCAACGAGACGTACGCGACAGGAGCTTATAGAGCAGGGAGTGCTGAAGGAGGATCCAGACAATG ATTCTGATGCTCAAAATTTAAAGGAACCCTGTGTGAAGAACGGCCACATGCTGCCTGTGAGCACTGGGGTTGGAAGTGGTGGAGGAGTCATCAGTGGcaacaggagcagcaggagcccATGCAACCAGAGCAAACCCCCCTTAGAGTCTGACTTCAGGATCAACCCAACCTGGCTCCCCCAGCCAGATGACCGCAAGGTCCGCTCCCCCTCAGATGGGGAACGGCGGGGAGCTTTGAGCTCCAGAGCCATGGGACTGTTTGAAGAGGGGTGGAAGGGGGGAGGAACTGGATCACGTGCACTTGCTGAAGCTGAGTGGAAGCCCACCACAATCTGGCAGGGCCAGATGGAGGAGGGAAGACGAGGACCTCAACTTCACCCAGAAGATGGGCAGAAGAGGCCTTGGCTGCAGAAAGCCCCATCAGAGGATGGGAGGAGGAGTCGGCCTGTAGACGCAGACTGGAAACCCACACTTGCCCGACATGCATCTGCTGAGGAAGGACGGGCCTGCAGAG AGTCAGACAGCTATTTTGTCTCAGACCAGGAAGCCCTGTGTGAACCTCTGCCATCTAAACAGTCTGTTGTGCCTCCAAAATGGCTGGTGACCTCCCCCCCTGACCCTGTAAACAAAGGCCAACACCATACAACATCCAACCACCCCACAACGCAGTACCCCTCTCCCTCTACCTCCTCGACTGTGGTGTGTAAACCCATCCGGTCCGTCTCTTCAGTGGGTGCGTCCGCTCAGCAGTCATCTGTGGCTCTAAGCTCCACATCTCAGGGCACCAAGCAGCCCCCTCTGCCTCCACCCAAGCCTGTGAACAGGAGCAATGCTGCCATGCTGG TCTCTGCCCTGCAGGGGGGAGAGAACGCTCAGCTTCCGCTCTACTGGTCCTGCTGGAAGCGAGAGTGCGACTACGATGTGTACCTATCGCTGCCCGTCTACCTGTGTCGGCGGGCTGGAGGCCTGCGGTCAG GTGACTTCACTCATGCCAGTGGCGGCACCAGTATTGTGCCGGCCAAACCCTCTCCACCGATGCCTCCGAAGAGGACCACGCCCGTCACCAAACGCAGTACGGAGGACTCTTCATTGTCAAGCCATCTCATAAACCCCAAACCAGCCCCCCCAAATGATCACAGCAAAGTGTGCTTTCAGCTGcctccccctccttcctcccctcccttaCCAACACACATACCACCCTCTCCTCCCCGTCAGCACATTAAaacccaccacctccaccatcaGCACACCTACCCCCATCCACTGCCCCAACCCATACCGATGCTATTTGACCCACCAAGCCCCACGAATGAGACACCTCAACGTCCTGCTCCTGTGCCGCTCCATATCATGATCCAGCGAGCCCTATCCAGCCCAGGCCCGGCCCAGCCGCACCCGGATGGATCACAGCGTGCCCATACGCTGCTTTTTGAAACCCCTCCAGACTTCCAAGGAGATCGGGGTCGTCCCCTCCCTGTCAGTATCCAGCCATTAAAACT CTCTGAAGATGATTActcagaggaagaagatgaagaggaggaagatgatgaagaagtaGAGGAGTATGATGGGGAGATCCCCCAACCAGAGCTGGAGCCACGGAGTCGAAGATGCTTGGTTGGTGATGCCGGTGTTTGTGTCGGACCAGGAGGCAACAGcattgaggaagaagaaaacgaggagggagaggatgagGGAGGAGACAATGACTTGCATGGCGAGGACAGCGACTCAGATGGCCCTGTACTTTATAAAGACGAAGaatctgatgaagatgaggatgatgagccCCCACAGa GTGCATTGGCTGCCAGGGTTAAGAGGAAAGACACCCTGGCTCTGAAGCTGAGCAGCCGTCCTTGTGCCTCAGACAGAGATCGGATCAGCCAGGATAGGGGCAGAAGAGAGGAGCAGCCTCTAGGACAGACAGGCCTCACCTGGCAGAGCAGGGAGCAGTGGGAGGCCATCCGCACACAAATCGGCACTGCACTCACGAG gcGACTAAGCCAGAGGCCCACCGCTGAGGAGCTTGAGCAGAGGAACATCCTTCAGC CCAAAAATCAGGCTGACAGACAGGCTGAAGTCAGAGAAATTAAGCGAAGACTTACCAGGAAG CTGAGTCAAAGACCAACAGTCGCAGAACTGCAAGCAAGAAAAATTCTGCGGTTCCATGAGTATGTTGAAGTCACAGATGCTCAAGACTATGATCGACGAGCAGACAAGCCGTGGACCAAGTTGACTCCTGCTGACAAG GCGGCCATTCGGAAGGAGCTCAATGATTATAAAAGCACTGAAATGGAGGTTCATGAAGAAAGCAGAATCTACACAAG GTTTCATCGGCCTTAG
- the phactr4b gene encoding phosphatase and actin regulator 4B isoform X1: MECCFTSRHHGSWTLNTSVPDDEAEQHHSTMVGEGGSMGDCTQKRKGKFSTLGKIFKPWKWRKKKSSDKFTETSEELERKMSTRRTRQELIEQGVLKEDPDNDSDAQNLKEPCVKNGHMLPVSTGVGSGGGVISGNRSSRSPCNQSKPPLESDFRINPTWLPQPDDRKVRSPSDGERRGALSSRAMGLFEEGWKGGGTGSRALAEAEWKPTTIWQGQMEEGRRGPQLHPEDGQKRPWLQKAPSEDGRRSRPVDADWKPTLARHASAEEGRACRESDSYFVSDQEALCEPLPSKQSVVPPKWLVTSPPDPVNKGQHHTTSNHPTTQYPSPSTSSTVVCKPIRSVSSVGASAQQSSVALSSTSQGTKQPPLPPPKPVNRSNAAMLVSALQGGENAQLPLYWSCWKRECDYDVYLSLPVYLCRRAGGLRSGDFTHASGGTSIVPAKPSPPMPPKRTTPVTKRSTEDSSLSSHLINPKPAPPNDHSKVCFQLPPPPSSPPLPTHIPPSPPRQHIKTHHLHHQHTYPHPLPQPIPMLFDPPSPTNETPQRPAPVPLHIMIQRALSSPGPAQPHPDGSQRAHTLLFETPPDFQGDRGRPLPVSIQPLKLSEDDYSEEEDEEEEDDEEVEEYDGEIPQPELEPRSRRCLVGDAGVCVGPGGNSIEEEENEEGEDEGGDNDLHGEDSDSDGPVLYKDEESDEDEDDEPPQSALAARVKRKDTLALKLSSRPCASDRDRISQDRGRREEQPLGQTGLTWQSREQWEAIRTQIGTALTRRLSQRPTAEELEQRNILQPKNQADRQAEVREIKRRLTRKLSQRPTVAELQARKILRFHEYVEVTDAQDYDRRADKPWTKLTPADKAAIRKELNDYKSTEMEVHEESRIYTRFHRP, from the exons ATGGAATGCTGTTTTACATCTCGCCACCATGGAAGCTGGACACTTAATACCTCTGTTCCTG ATGATGAAGCTGAGCAGCACCACAGCACAATGGTGGGAGAGGGTGGCAGCATGGGGGACTGCACCCAAAAGCGCAAGGGCAAGTTCTCTACTCTTGGAAAGATTTTCAAGCCGTGGAAGTGGCGGAAGAAGAAAAGCAGCGACAAATTCACGGAAACGTCAGAAG AGCTGGAGAGGAAGATGTCAACGAGACGTACGCGACAGGAGCTTATAGAGCAGGGAGTGCTGAAGGAGGATCCAGACAATG ATTCTGATGCTCAAAATTTAAAGGAACCCTGTGTGAAGAACGGCCACATGCTGCCTGTGAGCACTGGGGTTGGAAGTGGTGGAGGAGTCATCAGTGGcaacaggagcagcaggagcccATGCAACCAGAGCAAACCCCCCTTAGAGTCTGACTTCAGGATCAACCCAACCTGGCTCCCCCAGCCAGATGACCGCAAGGTCCGCTCCCCCTCAGATGGGGAACGGCGGGGAGCTTTGAGCTCCAGAGCCATGGGACTGTTTGAAGAGGGGTGGAAGGGGGGAGGAACTGGATCACGTGCACTTGCTGAAGCTGAGTGGAAGCCCACCACAATCTGGCAGGGCCAGATGGAGGAGGGAAGACGAGGACCTCAACTTCACCCAGAAGATGGGCAGAAGAGGCCTTGGCTGCAGAAAGCCCCATCAGAGGATGGGAGGAGGAGTCGGCCTGTAGACGCAGACTGGAAACCCACACTTGCCCGACATGCATCTGCTGAGGAAGGACGGGCCTGCAGAG AGTCAGACAGCTATTTTGTCTCAGACCAGGAAGCCCTGTGTGAACCTCTGCCATCTAAACAGTCTGTTGTGCCTCCAAAATGGCTGGTGACCTCCCCCCCTGACCCTGTAAACAAAGGCCAACACCATACAACATCCAACCACCCCACAACGCAGTACCCCTCTCCCTCTACCTCCTCGACTGTGGTGTGTAAACCCATCCGGTCCGTCTCTTCAGTGGGTGCGTCCGCTCAGCAGTCATCTGTGGCTCTAAGCTCCACATCTCAGGGCACCAAGCAGCCCCCTCTGCCTCCACCCAAGCCTGTGAACAGGAGCAATGCTGCCATGCTGG TCTCTGCCCTGCAGGGGGGAGAGAACGCTCAGCTTCCGCTCTACTGGTCCTGCTGGAAGCGAGAGTGCGACTACGATGTGTACCTATCGCTGCCCGTCTACCTGTGTCGGCGGGCTGGAGGCCTGCGGTCAG GTGACTTCACTCATGCCAGTGGCGGCACCAGTATTGTGCCGGCCAAACCCTCTCCACCGATGCCTCCGAAGAGGACCACGCCCGTCACCAAACGCAGTACGGAGGACTCTTCATTGTCAAGCCATCTCATAAACCCCAAACCAGCCCCCCCAAATGATCACAGCAAAGTGTGCTTTCAGCTGcctccccctccttcctcccctcccttaCCAACACACATACCACCCTCTCCTCCCCGTCAGCACATTAAaacccaccacctccaccatcaGCACACCTACCCCCATCCACTGCCCCAACCCATACCGATGCTATTTGACCCACCAAGCCCCACGAATGAGACACCTCAACGTCCTGCTCCTGTGCCGCTCCATATCATGATCCAGCGAGCCCTATCCAGCCCAGGCCCGGCCCAGCCGCACCCGGATGGATCACAGCGTGCCCATACGCTGCTTTTTGAAACCCCTCCAGACTTCCAAGGAGATCGGGGTCGTCCCCTCCCTGTCAGTATCCAGCCATTAAAACT CTCTGAAGATGATTActcagaggaagaagatgaagaggaggaagatgatgaagaagtaGAGGAGTATGATGGGGAGATCCCCCAACCAGAGCTGGAGCCACGGAGTCGAAGATGCTTGGTTGGTGATGCCGGTGTTTGTGTCGGACCAGGAGGCAACAGcattgaggaagaagaaaacgaggagggagaggatgagGGAGGAGACAATGACTTGCATGGCGAGGACAGCGACTCAGATGGCCCTGTACTTTATAAAGACGAAGaatctgatgaagatgaggatgatgagccCCCACAGa GTGCATTGGCTGCCAGGGTTAAGAGGAAAGACACCCTGGCTCTGAAGCTGAGCAGCCGTCCTTGTGCCTCAGACAGAGATCGGATCAGCCAGGATAGGGGCAGAAGAGAGGAGCAGCCTCTAGGACAGACAGGCCTCACCTGGCAGAGCAGGGAGCAGTGGGAGGCCATCCGCACACAAATCGGCACTGCACTCACGAG gcGACTAAGCCAGAGGCCCACCGCTGAGGAGCTTGAGCAGAGGAACATCCTTCAGC CCAAAAATCAGGCTGACAGACAGGCTGAAGTCAGAGAAATTAAGCGAAGACTTACCAGGAAG CTGAGTCAAAGACCAACAGTCGCAGAACTGCAAGCAAGAAAAATTCTGCGGTTCCATGAGTATGTTGAAGTCACAGATGCTCAAGACTATGATCGACGAGCAGACAAGCCGTGGACCAAGTTGACTCCTGCTGACAAG GCGGCCATTCGGAAGGAGCTCAATGATTATAAAAGCACTGAAATGGAGGTTCATGAAGAAAGCAGAATCTACACAAG GTTTCATCGGCCTTAG
- the phactr4b gene encoding phosphatase and actin regulator 4B isoform X3 — protein sequence MENRDDEAEQHHSTMVGEGGSMGDCTQKRKGKFSTLGKIFKPWKWRKKKSSDKFTETSEELERKMSTRRTRQELIEQGVLKEDPDNDSDAQNLKEPCVKNGHMLPVSTGVGSGGGVISGNRSSRSPCNQSKPPLESDFRINPTWLPQPDDRKVRSPSDGERRGALSSRAMGLFEEGWKGGGTGSRALAEAEWKPTTIWQGQMEEGRRGPQLHPEDGQKRPWLQKAPSEDGRRSRPVDADWKPTLARHASAEEGRACRESDSYFVSDQEALCEPLPSKQSVVPPKWLVTSPPDPVNKGQHHTTSNHPTTQYPSPSTSSTVVCKPIRSVSSVGASAQQSSVALSSTSQGTKQPPLPPPKPVNRSNAAMLVSALQGGENAQLPLYWSCWKRECDYDVYLSLPVYLCRRAGGLRSGDFTHASGGTSIVPAKPSPPMPPKRTTPVTKRSTEDSSLSSHLINPKPAPPNDHSKVCFQLPPPPSSPPLPTHIPPSPPRQHIKTHHLHHQHTYPHPLPQPIPMLFDPPSPTNETPQRPAPVPLHIMIQRALSSPGPAQPHPDGSQRAHTLLFETPPDFQGDRGRPLPVSIQPLKLSEDDYSEEEDEEEEDDEEVEEYDGEIPQPELEPRSRRCLVGDAGVCVGPGGNSIEEEENEEGEDEGGDNDLHGEDSDSDGPVLYKDEESDEDEDDEPPQSALAARVKRKDTLALKLSSRPCASDRDRISQDRGRREEQPLGQTGLTWQSREQWEAIRTQIGTALTRRLSQRPTAEELEQRNILQPKNQADRQAEVREIKRRLTRKLSQRPTVAELQARKILRFHEYVEVTDAQDYDRRADKPWTKLTPADKAAIRKELNDYKSTEMEVHEESRIYTRFHRP from the exons ATGATGAAGCTGAGCAGCACCACAGCACAATGGTGGGAGAGGGTGGCAGCATGGGGGACTGCACCCAAAAGCGCAAGGGCAAGTTCTCTACTCTTGGAAAGATTTTCAAGCCGTGGAAGTGGCGGAAGAAGAAAAGCAGCGACAAATTCACGGAAACGTCAGAAG AGCTGGAGAGGAAGATGTCAACGAGACGTACGCGACAGGAGCTTATAGAGCAGGGAGTGCTGAAGGAGGATCCAGACAATG ATTCTGATGCTCAAAATTTAAAGGAACCCTGTGTGAAGAACGGCCACATGCTGCCTGTGAGCACTGGGGTTGGAAGTGGTGGAGGAGTCATCAGTGGcaacaggagcagcaggagcccATGCAACCAGAGCAAACCCCCCTTAGAGTCTGACTTCAGGATCAACCCAACCTGGCTCCCCCAGCCAGATGACCGCAAGGTCCGCTCCCCCTCAGATGGGGAACGGCGGGGAGCTTTGAGCTCCAGAGCCATGGGACTGTTTGAAGAGGGGTGGAAGGGGGGAGGAACTGGATCACGTGCACTTGCTGAAGCTGAGTGGAAGCCCACCACAATCTGGCAGGGCCAGATGGAGGAGGGAAGACGAGGACCTCAACTTCACCCAGAAGATGGGCAGAAGAGGCCTTGGCTGCAGAAAGCCCCATCAGAGGATGGGAGGAGGAGTCGGCCTGTAGACGCAGACTGGAAACCCACACTTGCCCGACATGCATCTGCTGAGGAAGGACGGGCCTGCAGAG AGTCAGACAGCTATTTTGTCTCAGACCAGGAAGCCCTGTGTGAACCTCTGCCATCTAAACAGTCTGTTGTGCCTCCAAAATGGCTGGTGACCTCCCCCCCTGACCCTGTAAACAAAGGCCAACACCATACAACATCCAACCACCCCACAACGCAGTACCCCTCTCCCTCTACCTCCTCGACTGTGGTGTGTAAACCCATCCGGTCCGTCTCTTCAGTGGGTGCGTCCGCTCAGCAGTCATCTGTGGCTCTAAGCTCCACATCTCAGGGCACCAAGCAGCCCCCTCTGCCTCCACCCAAGCCTGTGAACAGGAGCAATGCTGCCATGCTGG TCTCTGCCCTGCAGGGGGGAGAGAACGCTCAGCTTCCGCTCTACTGGTCCTGCTGGAAGCGAGAGTGCGACTACGATGTGTACCTATCGCTGCCCGTCTACCTGTGTCGGCGGGCTGGAGGCCTGCGGTCAG GTGACTTCACTCATGCCAGTGGCGGCACCAGTATTGTGCCGGCCAAACCCTCTCCACCGATGCCTCCGAAGAGGACCACGCCCGTCACCAAACGCAGTACGGAGGACTCTTCATTGTCAAGCCATCTCATAAACCCCAAACCAGCCCCCCCAAATGATCACAGCAAAGTGTGCTTTCAGCTGcctccccctccttcctcccctcccttaCCAACACACATACCACCCTCTCCTCCCCGTCAGCACATTAAaacccaccacctccaccatcaGCACACCTACCCCCATCCACTGCCCCAACCCATACCGATGCTATTTGACCCACCAAGCCCCACGAATGAGACACCTCAACGTCCTGCTCCTGTGCCGCTCCATATCATGATCCAGCGAGCCCTATCCAGCCCAGGCCCGGCCCAGCCGCACCCGGATGGATCACAGCGTGCCCATACGCTGCTTTTTGAAACCCCTCCAGACTTCCAAGGAGATCGGGGTCGTCCCCTCCCTGTCAGTATCCAGCCATTAAAACT CTCTGAAGATGATTActcagaggaagaagatgaagaggaggaagatgatgaagaagtaGAGGAGTATGATGGGGAGATCCCCCAACCAGAGCTGGAGCCACGGAGTCGAAGATGCTTGGTTGGTGATGCCGGTGTTTGTGTCGGACCAGGAGGCAACAGcattgaggaagaagaaaacgaggagggagaggatgagGGAGGAGACAATGACTTGCATGGCGAGGACAGCGACTCAGATGGCCCTGTACTTTATAAAGACGAAGaatctgatgaagatgaggatgatgagccCCCACAGa GTGCATTGGCTGCCAGGGTTAAGAGGAAAGACACCCTGGCTCTGAAGCTGAGCAGCCGTCCTTGTGCCTCAGACAGAGATCGGATCAGCCAGGATAGGGGCAGAAGAGAGGAGCAGCCTCTAGGACAGACAGGCCTCACCTGGCAGAGCAGGGAGCAGTGGGAGGCCATCCGCACACAAATCGGCACTGCACTCACGAG gcGACTAAGCCAGAGGCCCACCGCTGAGGAGCTTGAGCAGAGGAACATCCTTCAGC CCAAAAATCAGGCTGACAGACAGGCTGAAGTCAGAGAAATTAAGCGAAGACTTACCAGGAAG CTGAGTCAAAGACCAACAGTCGCAGAACTGCAAGCAAGAAAAATTCTGCGGTTCCATGAGTATGTTGAAGTCACAGATGCTCAAGACTATGATCGACGAGCAGACAAGCCGTGGACCAAGTTGACTCCTGCTGACAAG GCGGCCATTCGGAAGGAGCTCAATGATTATAAAAGCACTGAAATGGAGGTTCATGAAGAAAGCAGAATCTACACAAG GTTTCATCGGCCTTAG
- the phactr4b gene encoding phosphatase and actin regulator 4B isoform X5, which produces MENRDDEAEQHHSTMVGEGGSMGDCTQKRKGKFSTLGKIFKPWKWRKKKSSDKFTETSEELERKMSTRRTRQELIEQGVLKEDPDNDSDAQNLKEPCVKNGHMLPVSTGVGSGGGVISGNRSSRSPCNQSKPPLESDFRINPTWLPQPDDRKVRSPSDGERRGALSSRAMGLFEEGWKGGGTGSRALAEAEWKPTTIWQGQMEEGRRGPQLHPEDGQKRPWLQKAPSEDGRRSRPVDADWKPTLARHASAEEGRACRESDSYFVSDQEALCEPLPSKQSVVPPKWLVTSPPDPVNKGQHHTTSNHPTTQYPSPSTSSTVVCKPIRSVSSVGASAQQSSVALSSTSQGTKQPPLPPPKPVNRSNAAMLGDFTHASGGTSIVPAKPSPPMPPKRTTPVTKRSTEDSSLSSHLINPKPAPPNDHSKVCFQLPPPPSSPPLPTHIPPSPPRQHIKTHHLHHQHTYPHPLPQPIPMLFDPPSPTNETPQRPAPVPLHIMIQRALSSPGPAQPHPDGSQRAHTLLFETPPDFQGDRGRPLPVSIQPLKLSEDDYSEEEDEEEEDDEEVEEYDGEIPQPELEPRSRRCLVGDAGVCVGPGGNSIEEEENEEGEDEGGDNDLHGEDSDSDGPVLYKDEESDEDEDDEPPQSALAARVKRKDTLALKLSSRPCASDRDRISQDRGRREEQPLGQTGLTWQSREQWEAIRTQIGTALTRRLSQRPTAEELEQRNILQPKNQADRQAEVREIKRRLTRKLSQRPTVAELQARKILRFHEYVEVTDAQDYDRRADKPWTKLTPADKAAIRKELNDYKSTEMEVHEESRIYTRFHRP; this is translated from the exons ATGATGAAGCTGAGCAGCACCACAGCACAATGGTGGGAGAGGGTGGCAGCATGGGGGACTGCACCCAAAAGCGCAAGGGCAAGTTCTCTACTCTTGGAAAGATTTTCAAGCCGTGGAAGTGGCGGAAGAAGAAAAGCAGCGACAAATTCACGGAAACGTCAGAAG AGCTGGAGAGGAAGATGTCAACGAGACGTACGCGACAGGAGCTTATAGAGCAGGGAGTGCTGAAGGAGGATCCAGACAATG ATTCTGATGCTCAAAATTTAAAGGAACCCTGTGTGAAGAACGGCCACATGCTGCCTGTGAGCACTGGGGTTGGAAGTGGTGGAGGAGTCATCAGTGGcaacaggagcagcaggagcccATGCAACCAGAGCAAACCCCCCTTAGAGTCTGACTTCAGGATCAACCCAACCTGGCTCCCCCAGCCAGATGACCGCAAGGTCCGCTCCCCCTCAGATGGGGAACGGCGGGGAGCTTTGAGCTCCAGAGCCATGGGACTGTTTGAAGAGGGGTGGAAGGGGGGAGGAACTGGATCACGTGCACTTGCTGAAGCTGAGTGGAAGCCCACCACAATCTGGCAGGGCCAGATGGAGGAGGGAAGACGAGGACCTCAACTTCACCCAGAAGATGGGCAGAAGAGGCCTTGGCTGCAGAAAGCCCCATCAGAGGATGGGAGGAGGAGTCGGCCTGTAGACGCAGACTGGAAACCCACACTTGCCCGACATGCATCTGCTGAGGAAGGACGGGCCTGCAGAG AGTCAGACAGCTATTTTGTCTCAGACCAGGAAGCCCTGTGTGAACCTCTGCCATCTAAACAGTCTGTTGTGCCTCCAAAATGGCTGGTGACCTCCCCCCCTGACCCTGTAAACAAAGGCCAACACCATACAACATCCAACCACCCCACAACGCAGTACCCCTCTCCCTCTACCTCCTCGACTGTGGTGTGTAAACCCATCCGGTCCGTCTCTTCAGTGGGTGCGTCCGCTCAGCAGTCATCTGTGGCTCTAAGCTCCACATCTCAGGGCACCAAGCAGCCCCCTCTGCCTCCACCCAAGCCTGTGAACAGGAGCAATGCTGCCATGCTGG GTGACTTCACTCATGCCAGTGGCGGCACCAGTATTGTGCCGGCCAAACCCTCTCCACCGATGCCTCCGAAGAGGACCACGCCCGTCACCAAACGCAGTACGGAGGACTCTTCATTGTCAAGCCATCTCATAAACCCCAAACCAGCCCCCCCAAATGATCACAGCAAAGTGTGCTTTCAGCTGcctccccctccttcctcccctcccttaCCAACACACATACCACCCTCTCCTCCCCGTCAGCACATTAAaacccaccacctccaccatcaGCACACCTACCCCCATCCACTGCCCCAACCCATACCGATGCTATTTGACCCACCAAGCCCCACGAATGAGACACCTCAACGTCCTGCTCCTGTGCCGCTCCATATCATGATCCAGCGAGCCCTATCCAGCCCAGGCCCGGCCCAGCCGCACCCGGATGGATCACAGCGTGCCCATACGCTGCTTTTTGAAACCCCTCCAGACTTCCAAGGAGATCGGGGTCGTCCCCTCCCTGTCAGTATCCAGCCATTAAAACT CTCTGAAGATGATTActcagaggaagaagatgaagaggaggaagatgatgaagaagtaGAGGAGTATGATGGGGAGATCCCCCAACCAGAGCTGGAGCCACGGAGTCGAAGATGCTTGGTTGGTGATGCCGGTGTTTGTGTCGGACCAGGAGGCAACAGcattgaggaagaagaaaacgaggagggagaggatgagGGAGGAGACAATGACTTGCATGGCGAGGACAGCGACTCAGATGGCCCTGTACTTTATAAAGACGAAGaatctgatgaagatgaggatgatgagccCCCACAGa GTGCATTGGCTGCCAGGGTTAAGAGGAAAGACACCCTGGCTCTGAAGCTGAGCAGCCGTCCTTGTGCCTCAGACAGAGATCGGATCAGCCAGGATAGGGGCAGAAGAGAGGAGCAGCCTCTAGGACAGACAGGCCTCACCTGGCAGAGCAGGGAGCAGTGGGAGGCCATCCGCACACAAATCGGCACTGCACTCACGAG gcGACTAAGCCAGAGGCCCACCGCTGAGGAGCTTGAGCAGAGGAACATCCTTCAGC CCAAAAATCAGGCTGACAGACAGGCTGAAGTCAGAGAAATTAAGCGAAGACTTACCAGGAAG CTGAGTCAAAGACCAACAGTCGCAGAACTGCAAGCAAGAAAAATTCTGCGGTTCCATGAGTATGTTGAAGTCACAGATGCTCAAGACTATGATCGACGAGCAGACAAGCCGTGGACCAAGTTGACTCCTGCTGACAAG GCGGCCATTCGGAAGGAGCTCAATGATTATAAAAGCACTGAAATGGAGGTTCATGAAGAAAGCAGAATCTACACAAG GTTTCATCGGCCTTAG